One Cuculus canorus isolate bCucCan1 chromosome 2, bCucCan1.pri, whole genome shotgun sequence genomic region harbors:
- the TP53INP1 gene encoding tumor protein p53-inducible nuclear protein 1 isoform X2, whose translation MFQRLNNMLMGEINSLSSQEPEFSEKEDDEWILVDFIDTCTNCSVEEADIAEESAGDSSPVFSCLPSPLEHLPETSESCFIQFESCPMEESWFITPPPCFTAGGLTTIKVETSPMENLLIEHPSMSVYAVHNTCHSLNETGCGEEEFCSPSSPRLEAQNEMGQRVHCYVTALATRSTFLEKNKSFRPTHWIKEHNERHYLNRNSLRRQNLTRDCHSRQIKHNGLFVHQPCQRQFNY comes from the exons ATGTTCCAGAGGTTAAATAACATGCTCATGGGAGAGATTAATAGCTTGTCCAGCCAAGAGCCAGAGTTCAGTGAGAAAGAAGACGATGAGTGGATTCTAGTTGACTTCATAG ACACTTGCACTAATTGCTCTGTGGAGGAAGCAGACATTGCTGAAGAATCAGCCGGAGACAGCTCGCCTGTCTTCTCTTGTTTACCGTCTCCCTTGGAACACTTGCCAGAGACCAGCGAGTCTTGCTTCATCCAGTTTGAGTCGTGTCCCATGGAGGAGAGCTGGTTTATCACCCCACCCCCATGTTTTACTGCAGGTGGATTAACCACTATCAAAGTGGAAACCAGTCCAATGGAGAACCTCCTGATAGAGCATCCCAGCATGTCTGTGTATGCTGTCCATAATACCTGTCACAGCCTTAATGAGACTggatgtggagaggaggagtTTTGCAGCCCAAGTAGTCCCAG ACTGGAGGCCCAAAATGAAATGGGACAGCGTGTTCACTGCTATGTCACAGCCCTTGCTACGCGTTCaacttttctggaaaaaaacaagagctTTCGTCCTACTCACTGGATAAAAGAACACAATGAAAGACACTATCTCAACAGGAACAGTCTCCGTCGCCAAAACCTTACCAGGGATTGCCACTCTCGGCAAATCAAGCACAATGGACTTTTTGTTCACCAGCCTTGCCAGCGTCAGTTCAATTACTGA
- the TP53INP1 gene encoding tumor protein p53-inducible nuclear protein 1 isoform X5: MFQRLNNMLMGEINSLSSQEPEFSEKEDDEWILVDFIDTCTNCSVEEADIAEESAGDSSPVFSCLPSPLEHLPETSESCFIQFESCPMEESWFITPPPCFTAGGLTTIKVETSPMENLLIEHPSMSVYAVHNTCHSLNETGCGEEEFCSPSSPRAKKSCLRHTGTTGGPK, encoded by the exons ATGTTCCAGAGGTTAAATAACATGCTCATGGGAGAGATTAATAGCTTGTCCAGCCAAGAGCCAGAGTTCAGTGAGAAAGAAGACGATGAGTGGATTCTAGTTGACTTCATAG ACACTTGCACTAATTGCTCTGTGGAGGAAGCAGACATTGCTGAAGAATCAGCCGGAGACAGCTCGCCTGTCTTCTCTTGTTTACCGTCTCCCTTGGAACACTTGCCAGAGACCAGCGAGTCTTGCTTCATCCAGTTTGAGTCGTGTCCCATGGAGGAGAGCTGGTTTATCACCCCACCCCCATGTTTTACTGCAGGTGGATTAACCACTATCAAAGTGGAAACCAGTCCAATGGAGAACCTCCTGATAGAGCATCCCAGCATGTCTGTGTATGCTGTCCATAATACCTGTCACAGCCTTAATGAGACTggatgtggagaggaggagtTTTGCAGCCCAAGTAGTCCCAG GGCCAAGAAAAGCTGCTTAAGGCACACTGGCACA ACTGGAGGCCCAAAATGA
- the TP53INP1 gene encoding tumor protein p53-inducible nuclear protein 1 isoform X1 yields MFQRLNNMLMGEINSLSSQEPEFSEKEDDEWILVDFIADTCTNCSVEEADIAEESAGDSSPVFSCLPSPLEHLPETSESCFIQFESCPMEESWFITPPPCFTAGGLTTIKVETSPMENLLIEHPSMSVYAVHNTCHSLNETGCGEEEFCSPSSPRLEAQNEMGQRVHCYVTALATRSTFLEKNKSFRPTHWIKEHNERHYLNRNSLRRQNLTRDCHSRQIKHNGLFVHQPCQRQFNY; encoded by the exons ATGTTCCAGAGGTTAAATAACATGCTCATGGGAGAGATTAATAGCTTGTCCAGCCAAGAGCCAGAGTTCAGTGAGAAAGAAGACGATGAGTGGATTCTAGTTGACTTCATAG CAGACACTTGCACTAATTGCTCTGTGGAGGAAGCAGACATTGCTGAAGAATCAGCCGGAGACAGCTCGCCTGTCTTCTCTTGTTTACCGTCTCCCTTGGAACACTTGCCAGAGACCAGCGAGTCTTGCTTCATCCAGTTTGAGTCGTGTCCCATGGAGGAGAGCTGGTTTATCACCCCACCCCCATGTTTTACTGCAGGTGGATTAACCACTATCAAAGTGGAAACCAGTCCAATGGAGAACCTCCTGATAGAGCATCCCAGCATGTCTGTGTATGCTGTCCATAATACCTGTCACAGCCTTAATGAGACTggatgtggagaggaggagtTTTGCAGCCCAAGTAGTCCCAG ACTGGAGGCCCAAAATGAAATGGGACAGCGTGTTCACTGCTATGTCACAGCCCTTGCTACGCGTTCaacttttctggaaaaaaacaagagctTTCGTCCTACTCACTGGATAAAAGAACACAATGAAAGACACTATCTCAACAGGAACAGTCTCCGTCGCCAAAACCTTACCAGGGATTGCCACTCTCGGCAAATCAAGCACAATGGACTTTTTGTTCACCAGCCTTGCCAGCGTCAGTTCAATTACTGA
- the TP53INP1 gene encoding tumor protein p53-inducible nuclear protein 1 isoform X4, which translates to MFQRLNNMLMGEINSLSSQEPEFSEKEDDEWILVDFIGGLTTIKVETSPMENLLIEHPSMSVYAVHNTCHSLNETGCGEEEFCSPSSPRLEAQNEMGQRVHCYVTALATRSTFLEKNKSFRPTHWIKEHNERHYLNRNSLRRQNLTRDCHSRQIKHNGLFVHQPCQRQFNY; encoded by the exons ATGTTCCAGAGGTTAAATAACATGCTCATGGGAGAGATTAATAGCTTGTCCAGCCAAGAGCCAGAGTTCAGTGAGAAAGAAGACGATGAGTGGATTCTAGTTGACTTCATAG GTGGATTAACCACTATCAAAGTGGAAACCAGTCCAATGGAGAACCTCCTGATAGAGCATCCCAGCATGTCTGTGTATGCTGTCCATAATACCTGTCACAGCCTTAATGAGACTggatgtggagaggaggagtTTTGCAGCCCAAGTAGTCCCAG ACTGGAGGCCCAAAATGAAATGGGACAGCGTGTTCACTGCTATGTCACAGCCCTTGCTACGCGTTCaacttttctggaaaaaaacaagagctTTCGTCCTACTCACTGGATAAAAGAACACAATGAAAGACACTATCTCAACAGGAACAGTCTCCGTCGCCAAAACCTTACCAGGGATTGCCACTCTCGGCAAATCAAGCACAATGGACTTTTTGTTCACCAGCCTTGCCAGCGTCAGTTCAATTACTGA
- the TP53INP1 gene encoding tumor protein p53-inducible nuclear protein 1 isoform X3, whose translation MFQRLNNMLMGEINSLSSQEPEFSEKEDDEWILVDFIADTCTNCSVEEADIAEESAGDSSPVFSCLPSPLEHLPETSESCFIQFESCPMEESWFITPPPCFTAGGLTTIKVETSPMENLLIEHPSMSVYAVHNTCHSLNETGCGEEEFCSPSSPRAKKSCLRHTGTTGGPK comes from the exons ATGTTCCAGAGGTTAAATAACATGCTCATGGGAGAGATTAATAGCTTGTCCAGCCAAGAGCCAGAGTTCAGTGAGAAAGAAGACGATGAGTGGATTCTAGTTGACTTCATAG CAGACACTTGCACTAATTGCTCTGTGGAGGAAGCAGACATTGCTGAAGAATCAGCCGGAGACAGCTCGCCTGTCTTCTCTTGTTTACCGTCTCCCTTGGAACACTTGCCAGAGACCAGCGAGTCTTGCTTCATCCAGTTTGAGTCGTGTCCCATGGAGGAGAGCTGGTTTATCACCCCACCCCCATGTTTTACTGCAGGTGGATTAACCACTATCAAAGTGGAAACCAGTCCAATGGAGAACCTCCTGATAGAGCATCCCAGCATGTCTGTGTATGCTGTCCATAATACCTGTCACAGCCTTAATGAGACTggatgtggagaggaggagtTTTGCAGCCCAAGTAGTCCCAG GGCCAAGAAAAGCTGCTTAAGGCACACTGGCACA ACTGGAGGCCCAAAATGA
- the CCNE2 gene encoding G1/S-specific cyclin-E2 isoform X3, whose protein sequence is MSRRSSRLQAKQQQPLSCQEESPQELQAPERLQTRKRRTAEEEIKKREDEKIAKKHQYEIKSCWPPTITGGISPCIIIETPHKESVTTDFSRFKKYRFRNLFINPSPLPELNWGNSKDVWLNILKKENRYVHCKHFTSLHSSLQPHMRSILLDWLLEVCEVYALHRETFYLAQDFFDRFMLTQKNINKSMLQLIGITSLFIASKLEEIYAPKIQEFAYVTDGACSEDDIIRMELIMLKALKWELCPVTIISWLNLYLQVDALKDVPKVLLPQYSQEKFIQIAQLLDLCILDVNSLDFQYRTLAAAALCHYTSIEVVKKASGLEWDNISECVEWMVPFVSVAKKVPAKLKNFKKVAVEDRHNIQTHTNYLDMLEEVNSGVASTAPGQLSPVPTGGIITPPKSTEKK, encoded by the exons ATGTCAAGACGCAG TAGCCGATTGCaagccaagcagcagcagccactgtcATGTCAAGAAGAGTCTCCGCAAGAACTGCAGGCACCAGAACGTCTCCAGACCAGAAAAAGGAGAACGGCAGAG GAGgagataaagaaaagagaagatgagaaaattGCTAAAAAGCACCAATATGAGATTAAG AGCTGTTGGCCGCCCACAATAACAGGAGGCATCTCGCCTTGCATAATTATTGAAACGCCTCACAAAGAATCGGTAACCACTGACTTctcaagatttaaaaaatacaggttCAGAAACCTCTTCATAAATCCGTCACCTTTGCCAGAGCTCAA CTGGGGAAATTCCAAAGATGTCTGGCTCAACATCCTGAAGAAGGAGAACAGATACGTTCACTGCAAACATTTCACATCACTACATTCTAGTTTGCAACCTCACATGAGATCGATACTCTTAGACTGGCTCTTAGAG GTATGCGAGGTGTATGCACTCCACAGGGAAACCTTCTACCTAGCTCAAGACTTTTTTGATAGATTCATGTTGACGCAAAAGAACATTAACAAGAGCATGCTTCAGCTCATAGGAATTACCTCATTATTCATTGCCTCCAAACTTGAG GAAATCTATGCTCCTAAAATACAGGAATTTGCTTATGTTACTGATGGTGCTTGCAGTGAAGATGATATTATAAGAATGGAACTCATTATGTTAAAG GCTTTAAAATGGGAACTCTGTCCGGTGACAATCATCTCTTGGCTAAACCTCTATCTTCAAGTGGATGCTCTGAAGGATGTTCCAAAAGTGCTGCTACCTCAGTATTCTCAGGAAAAATTCATTCAGATCGCACAG CTTTTAGACCTGTGTATTCTGGATGTGAATTCATTGGACTTCCAGTACAGAACACTAGCTGCTGCAGCGCTCTGCCACTATACCTCAATCGAAGTAGTCAAGAAAGCTTCAG GCCTAGAATGGGACAACATTTCAGAGTGTGTGGAATGGATGGTTCCCTTTGTGAGTGTGGCCAAAAAAGTCCCCGCAAAGCTGAAGAACTTTAAGAAGGTTGCAGTAGAAGATCGACATAACATCCAGACGCACACAAATTACTTGGACATGCTG GAAGAAGTTAACAGTGGAGTAGCATCTACTGCCCCAGGTCAGTTATCACCAGTGCCAACAGGAGGAATAATAACCCCTCCCAAAAgtacagagaagaaatga
- the CCNE2 gene encoding G1/S-specific cyclin-E2 isoform X4 produces MSRRSRLQAKQQQPLSCQEESPQELQAPERLQTRKRRTAEEEIKKREDEKIAKKHQYEIKSCWPPTITGGISPCIIIETPHKESVTTDFSRFKKYRFRNLFINPSPLPELNWGNSKDVWLNILKKENRYVHCKHFTSLHSSLQPHMRSILLDWLLEVCEVYALHRETFYLAQDFFDRFMLTQKNINKSMLQLIGITSLFIASKLEEIYAPKIQEFAYVTDGACSEDDIIRMELIMLKALKWELCPVTIISWLNLYLQVDALKDVPKVLLPQYSQEKFIQIAQLLDLCILDVNSLDFQYRTLAAAALCHYTSIEVVKKASGLEWDNISECVEWMVPFVSVAKKVPAKLKNFKKVAVEDRHNIQTHTNYLDMLEEVNSGVASTAPGQLSPVPTGGIITPPKSTEKK; encoded by the exons ATGTCAAGACGCAG CCGATTGCaagccaagcagcagcagccactgtcATGTCAAGAAGAGTCTCCGCAAGAACTGCAGGCACCAGAACGTCTCCAGACCAGAAAAAGGAGAACGGCAGAG GAGgagataaagaaaagagaagatgagaaaattGCTAAAAAGCACCAATATGAGATTAAG AGCTGTTGGCCGCCCACAATAACAGGAGGCATCTCGCCTTGCATAATTATTGAAACGCCTCACAAAGAATCGGTAACCACTGACTTctcaagatttaaaaaatacaggttCAGAAACCTCTTCATAAATCCGTCACCTTTGCCAGAGCTCAA CTGGGGAAATTCCAAAGATGTCTGGCTCAACATCCTGAAGAAGGAGAACAGATACGTTCACTGCAAACATTTCACATCACTACATTCTAGTTTGCAACCTCACATGAGATCGATACTCTTAGACTGGCTCTTAGAG GTATGCGAGGTGTATGCACTCCACAGGGAAACCTTCTACCTAGCTCAAGACTTTTTTGATAGATTCATGTTGACGCAAAAGAACATTAACAAGAGCATGCTTCAGCTCATAGGAATTACCTCATTATTCATTGCCTCCAAACTTGAG GAAATCTATGCTCCTAAAATACAGGAATTTGCTTATGTTACTGATGGTGCTTGCAGTGAAGATGATATTATAAGAATGGAACTCATTATGTTAAAG GCTTTAAAATGGGAACTCTGTCCGGTGACAATCATCTCTTGGCTAAACCTCTATCTTCAAGTGGATGCTCTGAAGGATGTTCCAAAAGTGCTGCTACCTCAGTATTCTCAGGAAAAATTCATTCAGATCGCACAG CTTTTAGACCTGTGTATTCTGGATGTGAATTCATTGGACTTCCAGTACAGAACACTAGCTGCTGCAGCGCTCTGCCACTATACCTCAATCGAAGTAGTCAAGAAAGCTTCAG GCCTAGAATGGGACAACATTTCAGAGTGTGTGGAATGGATGGTTCCCTTTGTGAGTGTGGCCAAAAAAGTCCCCGCAAAGCTGAAGAACTTTAAGAAGGTTGCAGTAGAAGATCGACATAACATCCAGACGCACACAAATTACTTGGACATGCTG GAAGAAGTTAACAGTGGAGTAGCATCTACTGCCCCAGGTCAGTTATCACCAGTGCCAACAGGAGGAATAATAACCCCTCCCAAAAgtacagagaagaaatga
- the CCNE2 gene encoding G1/S-specific cyclin-E2 isoform X1, giving the protein MSRRSSRLQAKQQQPLSCQEESPQELQAPERLQTRKRRTAEEEIKKREDEKIAKKHQYEIKSCWPPTITGGISPCIIIETPHKESVTTDFSRFKKYRFRNLFINPSPLPELNWGNSKDVWLNILKKENRYVHCKHFTSLHSSLQPHMRSILLDWLLEVCEVYALHRETFYLAQDFFDRFMLTQKNINKSMLQLIGITSLFIASKLEEIYAPKIQEFAYVTDGACSEDDIIRMELIMLKALKWELCPVTIISWLNLYLQVDALKDVPKVLLPQYSQEKFIQIAQLLDLCILDVNSLDFQYRTLAAAALCHYTSIEVVKKASGLEWDNISECVEWMVPFVSVAKKVPAKLKNFKKVAVEDRHNIQTHTNYLDMLVGSLWISIIRCSSEAAEMWTDPFLLAPGLAHLCQHGWGAQPFVSHSCLMMPVTKGGKP; this is encoded by the exons ATGTCAAGACGCAG TAGCCGATTGCaagccaagcagcagcagccactgtcATGTCAAGAAGAGTCTCCGCAAGAACTGCAGGCACCAGAACGTCTCCAGACCAGAAAAAGGAGAACGGCAGAG GAGgagataaagaaaagagaagatgagaaaattGCTAAAAAGCACCAATATGAGATTAAG AGCTGTTGGCCGCCCACAATAACAGGAGGCATCTCGCCTTGCATAATTATTGAAACGCCTCACAAAGAATCGGTAACCACTGACTTctcaagatttaaaaaatacaggttCAGAAACCTCTTCATAAATCCGTCACCTTTGCCAGAGCTCAA CTGGGGAAATTCCAAAGATGTCTGGCTCAACATCCTGAAGAAGGAGAACAGATACGTTCACTGCAAACATTTCACATCACTACATTCTAGTTTGCAACCTCACATGAGATCGATACTCTTAGACTGGCTCTTAGAG GTATGCGAGGTGTATGCACTCCACAGGGAAACCTTCTACCTAGCTCAAGACTTTTTTGATAGATTCATGTTGACGCAAAAGAACATTAACAAGAGCATGCTTCAGCTCATAGGAATTACCTCATTATTCATTGCCTCCAAACTTGAG GAAATCTATGCTCCTAAAATACAGGAATTTGCTTATGTTACTGATGGTGCTTGCAGTGAAGATGATATTATAAGAATGGAACTCATTATGTTAAAG GCTTTAAAATGGGAACTCTGTCCGGTGACAATCATCTCTTGGCTAAACCTCTATCTTCAAGTGGATGCTCTGAAGGATGTTCCAAAAGTGCTGCTACCTCAGTATTCTCAGGAAAAATTCATTCAGATCGCACAG CTTTTAGACCTGTGTATTCTGGATGTGAATTCATTGGACTTCCAGTACAGAACACTAGCTGCTGCAGCGCTCTGCCACTATACCTCAATCGAAGTAGTCAAGAAAGCTTCAG GCCTAGAATGGGACAACATTTCAGAGTGTGTGGAATGGATGGTTCCCTTTGTGAGTGTGGCCAAAAAAGTCCCCGCAAAGCTGAAGAACTTTAAGAAGGTTGCAGTAGAAGATCGACATAACATCCAGACGCACACAAATTACTTGGACATGCTGGTAGGTAGTTTGTGGATAAGCATTATACGCTGCTCCTCTGAGGCAGCTGAAATGTGGACAGATCCATTCCTGCTTGCACCAGGTCTGGCTCACCTTTGCCAGCATGGTTGGGGTGCTCAACCTTTTGTTTCTCACTCTTGCTTGATGATGCCAGTAACCAAAGGTGGCAAGCCATAA
- the CCNE2 gene encoding G1/S-specific cyclin-E2 isoform X2, with protein MSRRSRLQAKQQQPLSCQEESPQELQAPERLQTRKRRTAEEEIKKREDEKIAKKHQYEIKSCWPPTITGGISPCIIIETPHKESVTTDFSRFKKYRFRNLFINPSPLPELNWGNSKDVWLNILKKENRYVHCKHFTSLHSSLQPHMRSILLDWLLEVCEVYALHRETFYLAQDFFDRFMLTQKNINKSMLQLIGITSLFIASKLEEIYAPKIQEFAYVTDGACSEDDIIRMELIMLKALKWELCPVTIISWLNLYLQVDALKDVPKVLLPQYSQEKFIQIAQLLDLCILDVNSLDFQYRTLAAAALCHYTSIEVVKKASGLEWDNISECVEWMVPFVSVAKKVPAKLKNFKKVAVEDRHNIQTHTNYLDMLVGSLWISIIRCSSEAAEMWTDPFLLAPGLAHLCQHGWGAQPFVSHSCLMMPVTKGGKP; from the exons ATGTCAAGACGCAG CCGATTGCaagccaagcagcagcagccactgtcATGTCAAGAAGAGTCTCCGCAAGAACTGCAGGCACCAGAACGTCTCCAGACCAGAAAAAGGAGAACGGCAGAG GAGgagataaagaaaagagaagatgagaaaattGCTAAAAAGCACCAATATGAGATTAAG AGCTGTTGGCCGCCCACAATAACAGGAGGCATCTCGCCTTGCATAATTATTGAAACGCCTCACAAAGAATCGGTAACCACTGACTTctcaagatttaaaaaatacaggttCAGAAACCTCTTCATAAATCCGTCACCTTTGCCAGAGCTCAA CTGGGGAAATTCCAAAGATGTCTGGCTCAACATCCTGAAGAAGGAGAACAGATACGTTCACTGCAAACATTTCACATCACTACATTCTAGTTTGCAACCTCACATGAGATCGATACTCTTAGACTGGCTCTTAGAG GTATGCGAGGTGTATGCACTCCACAGGGAAACCTTCTACCTAGCTCAAGACTTTTTTGATAGATTCATGTTGACGCAAAAGAACATTAACAAGAGCATGCTTCAGCTCATAGGAATTACCTCATTATTCATTGCCTCCAAACTTGAG GAAATCTATGCTCCTAAAATACAGGAATTTGCTTATGTTACTGATGGTGCTTGCAGTGAAGATGATATTATAAGAATGGAACTCATTATGTTAAAG GCTTTAAAATGGGAACTCTGTCCGGTGACAATCATCTCTTGGCTAAACCTCTATCTTCAAGTGGATGCTCTGAAGGATGTTCCAAAAGTGCTGCTACCTCAGTATTCTCAGGAAAAATTCATTCAGATCGCACAG CTTTTAGACCTGTGTATTCTGGATGTGAATTCATTGGACTTCCAGTACAGAACACTAGCTGCTGCAGCGCTCTGCCACTATACCTCAATCGAAGTAGTCAAGAAAGCTTCAG GCCTAGAATGGGACAACATTTCAGAGTGTGTGGAATGGATGGTTCCCTTTGTGAGTGTGGCCAAAAAAGTCCCCGCAAAGCTGAAGAACTTTAAGAAGGTTGCAGTAGAAGATCGACATAACATCCAGACGCACACAAATTACTTGGACATGCTGGTAGGTAGTTTGTGGATAAGCATTATACGCTGCTCCTCTGAGGCAGCTGAAATGTGGACAGATCCATTCCTGCTTGCACCAGGTCTGGCTCACCTTTGCCAGCATGGTTGGGGTGCTCAACCTTTTGTTTCTCACTCTTGCTTGATGATGCCAGTAACCAAAGGTGGCAAGCCATAA